Proteins found in one Arthrobacter sp. U41 genomic segment:
- a CDS encoding FAD-binding oxidoreductase: MLVTDDIQALTTAVSGPVALPDTPEFAAETLAFNAATVHRPDVVLGARDAQDVAAGVKWAAEHRLPVAVQSTGHGADSAVDGGLLINTRRLQEVAIDPVERTARVGAGVKWRSVLEASVPHGLIGLHGSSTDVGVVGYTVGGGLPLMGRAYGFAADHVRSMEVVTADGALRRIDAGAEAELFALMRGGKGNFGIVTELEFSLFPLGDFYGGGIIYPGADAALVLTAFREWLPTLPEDASPSISLLRLPEMEFVPEPLRGQFVVHLRFAFLGSREDGDRLLAPMRAVSRPLMDTAGPMSYLDVDQIHMDPSDPLPFTAGGALLKDLGEDTVADLLKLTGEGSDCPLLLVEIRPLGGALGRAGASPDAVSGRDAAFLLFLLGFKMPPIAEAVAASIRGILAAMAPHSTGYTLVNFHGAPGDVADRARAWPPAVYERMQAAKSSYDPGNLLRFGHAITGMPSAG; this comes from the coding sequence ATGCTTGTCACCGACGACATCCAGGCCTTGACCACGGCGGTCAGCGGCCCTGTCGCTTTGCCGGACACCCCCGAATTCGCGGCCGAGACGCTCGCGTTCAACGCCGCAACAGTCCACCGGCCCGACGTCGTCCTTGGCGCCCGGGACGCGCAGGACGTTGCGGCCGGGGTGAAATGGGCGGCAGAACACAGGCTCCCGGTGGCGGTCCAGTCCACCGGCCACGGCGCTGACTCGGCGGTCGACGGTGGCCTGCTCATCAACACCCGGCGCCTGCAGGAAGTGGCAATTGATCCGGTCGAACGCACCGCACGGGTGGGGGCCGGGGTGAAGTGGCGCAGTGTCCTGGAAGCGAGCGTCCCGCACGGACTGATCGGGCTGCACGGCTCCAGTACCGACGTCGGCGTCGTCGGCTACACCGTCGGCGGCGGGCTGCCCCTGATGGGCCGCGCCTACGGTTTTGCGGCGGACCATGTCCGCAGCATGGAAGTCGTCACCGCGGACGGCGCCTTGCGCCGGATCGACGCCGGGGCCGAAGCCGAACTGTTCGCGCTGATGCGCGGGGGGAAGGGAAACTTCGGAATCGTGACGGAGCTTGAGTTCAGCCTCTTTCCGCTGGGGGACTTCTATGGCGGCGGGATCATTTATCCCGGGGCGGATGCCGCCCTTGTGCTGACGGCGTTCCGAGAATGGCTGCCCACGCTGCCCGAGGACGCCTCGCCGTCAATCTCCCTGCTGCGGCTTCCGGAGATGGAGTTCGTCCCCGAGCCGCTGAGGGGCCAGTTCGTGGTGCATCTCCGCTTCGCCTTCCTGGGCAGCCGCGAGGACGGCGACCGCTTGCTGGCCCCGATGCGCGCGGTTTCCAGGCCGTTAATGGACACGGCCGGTCCCATGAGCTACCTGGACGTCGACCAGATCCACATGGACCCGTCGGATCCGCTCCCGTTCACGGCCGGCGGGGCGCTCCTGAAGGACCTCGGCGAAGACACCGTTGCGGACCTGCTGAAGCTCACCGGCGAGGGCTCGGACTGCCCGCTGCTCCTCGTTGAGATCAGGCCGCTCGGCGGGGCCTTGGGCCGGGCCGGGGCTTCGCCGGACGCGGTGTCGGGGCGGGACGCGGCGTTCCTGCTCTTCCTCCTCGGCTTCAAGATGCCGCCGATCGCCGAGGCTGTCGCCGCATCCATCCGCGGAATCCTGGCAGCGATGGCGCCCCATTCCACCGGATACACGCTGGTCAACTTCCACGGCGCCCCCGGCGATGTGGCTGACCGGGCCAGGGCTTGGCCGCCCGCGGTCTACGAACGGATGCAGGCCGCGAAGTCCAGCTACGACCCGGGCAACCTCCTGCGGTTCGGCCATGCAATCACGGGTATGCCGTCCGCGGGGTGA
- a CDS encoding YhgE/Pip family protein — protein MTVLRLARSELKRMTGGVLPKLTILALAMVPLLYGAVYLYANWDPYGNLNQIDAALVVEDSGATSADGTRLEAGRKVAESLADGHVFNWQTVTRPAEADQGVSTGKYAFALKIPRDFSANLVSPGSFDAANQAMLNVTTNDANNYLLGTIVDKLTTAVHTTVAAEVGEETANQLLTGFGTIHAQMLQASDGAGNLADGLAGLRDGAVALHQGTGDLKNGAAEVHNGQLQLRDGANALSTGAAELSGGLAQLKDKTATLPADSRTLADGAAKVAAGNAALNTQVKALAGQQAASEQAAAQGAAQAEHSRVAASNSRLVAAGTITPAQAEAILADFDAHPAAPSSAGPAASLTASAAQVQQLADGSAAVSAGAARLAGATPALTGAIGQASTGADRLSSGAATLAAGQQSAVDGAAQLTAGAQKLDDGAARLESGAATASEGAGTLSAELAKGAGQVPNPDDTQKDGLAKVMADPVAVSTVSQAKAGSYGAGLAPFFLTLALWIGVFMLIQAMRPVTQRALASNAPAWKIAVGGWLPFLAVSAVQASLLTLVVDAGLGLNPAHPWLMWILMLAAAMAFSAIIQGVVALLGSPGKLVVLILLVLQLVSSGGTFPWQTTPQPLHVVHQLLPMGYVVNGMRHLIYGADLAVILPTMLGLLGYTLLGTAMSTLAVRKHKYWTLKTLKPEITV, from the coding sequence GTGACGGTGCTGCGGCTGGCCCGTTCCGAACTCAAGCGCATGACCGGCGGCGTGCTGCCCAAGCTGACCATTCTGGCGCTGGCCATGGTGCCCCTGCTCTACGGCGCCGTGTACCTCTACGCCAACTGGGACCCCTACGGAAACCTGAACCAGATCGATGCGGCGCTCGTGGTGGAGGACAGCGGCGCCACCTCCGCCGACGGCACCCGGCTCGAGGCCGGCCGGAAAGTCGCCGAGAGCCTGGCGGACGGGCATGTCTTCAACTGGCAGACGGTCACCAGGCCGGCGGAAGCGGACCAGGGCGTCAGCACGGGCAAATACGCCTTCGCCTTGAAGATCCCCCGGGACTTCTCGGCGAACCTCGTCTCCCCCGGCAGCTTCGACGCCGCCAACCAGGCCATGCTGAACGTCACCACCAACGACGCGAACAACTACCTGCTGGGCACCATCGTGGACAAGCTCACCACCGCCGTGCACACCACGGTGGCGGCCGAGGTCGGCGAGGAGACCGCCAACCAGCTCCTCACCGGCTTCGGGACCATCCACGCCCAGATGCTCCAGGCCTCCGACGGGGCCGGGAACCTCGCCGACGGCCTCGCCGGCCTGCGTGACGGGGCCGTCGCCCTCCACCAGGGCACCGGTGATCTCAAGAACGGCGCCGCCGAAGTACACAACGGCCAGCTCCAGCTCCGGGACGGCGCCAACGCCCTGAGTACCGGGGCAGCCGAGCTCAGCGGCGGACTGGCCCAGCTCAAGGACAAAACCGCCACGCTGCCGGCCGATTCCCGGACGCTGGCGGACGGTGCCGCAAAGGTGGCGGCCGGCAACGCCGCGCTCAACACCCAGGTGAAGGCCCTGGCCGGCCAGCAGGCCGCCTCCGAACAGGCAGCGGCCCAGGGGGCCGCCCAAGCAGAACACAGCCGGGTGGCCGCGTCCAACAGCCGGCTCGTCGCTGCCGGGACCATCACCCCGGCCCAGGCGGAGGCCATCCTGGCGGACTTCGACGCCCACCCCGCCGCGCCGTCGTCCGCCGGCCCGGCGGCATCCCTCACGGCATCCGCGGCGCAGGTCCAGCAGCTGGCGGACGGGTCCGCTGCCGTCAGCGCCGGGGCGGCAAGGCTGGCGGGAGCCACTCCGGCCCTCACCGGCGCCATCGGCCAGGCGTCCACCGGGGCGGACCGGCTGTCCAGCGGTGCCGCCACGCTCGCCGCCGGGCAGCAGAGCGCCGTGGACGGTGCCGCACAACTCACTGCGGGCGCGCAAAAACTCGACGACGGTGCGGCCCGGCTGGAAAGCGGCGCGGCCACGGCCTCCGAAGGCGCCGGAACTCTTTCCGCTGAACTCGCCAAGGGCGCCGGCCAGGTCCCCAACCCCGACGACACCCAGAAGGACGGCCTCGCCAAGGTGATGGCGGATCCGGTCGCCGTCAGCACCGTCTCGCAGGCCAAGGCGGGCTCCTACGGCGCAGGCCTGGCCCCGTTCTTCCTTACGCTGGCCCTCTGGATCGGCGTCTTTATGCTGATCCAGGCGATGCGGCCGGTGACCCAGCGGGCGCTGGCGTCGAACGCCCCGGCGTGGAAGATCGCCGTCGGCGGCTGGCTTCCGTTCCTGGCCGTCTCGGCTGTCCAGGCGAGCCTGCTCACCCTGGTGGTCGACGCGGGGCTGGGACTCAACCCCGCCCACCCCTGGCTGATGTGGATCCTCATGCTGGCCGCCGCCATGGCGTTCAGCGCAATCATCCAGGGCGTCGTCGCGCTGCTGGGATCCCCCGGCAAGCTCGTGGTGCTCATCCTGCTGGTTTTGCAGCTGGTCTCCTCGGGGGGCACCTTCCCCTGGCAGACAACGCCGCAGCCGCTCCACGTGGTGCACCAACTGCTGCCGATGGGGTATGTGGTCAACGGCATGCGG
- a CDS encoding globin domain-containing protein: protein MLSDKSFPVIEATLPLVGSRIGAITPNFYARLFAAHPELMDGLFSRSNQRSGNQQQALAGSIAAFATHLVNNPGTLPETVLARIAHRHASLGITEPQYQVVYEHLFAAIAEDLAEVITPEIAEAWTEVYWLMADALIKLEKGLYAMQANGTMWSPWRVAAKTAAGTGSMTFTLEPADDTPITPALPGQYVSVKVQLPDGLRQVRQYSLSGGAGANRTFTTKKDDGGEVSPVLHNSVQVGDILEISNPYGEITLKEGDGPVVLASAGIGCTPTASILRSLADAGSDRQVLVLHAESDLESWALRSQMTDDVERLDGADLQLWLERPVAGTREGFMSLREVDLPANASLYLCGPLPFMKSIRNEAINAGIPATKIHYEVFGPDIWLAS, encoded by the coding sequence ATGCTCTCGGACAAGTCCTTCCCCGTGATCGAGGCCACCCTCCCGCTGGTCGGTTCCCGGATCGGTGCAATCACCCCCAACTTCTACGCCCGCCTCTTCGCGGCGCACCCGGAACTGATGGACGGACTCTTCAGCCGCTCCAACCAGCGCTCCGGAAACCAGCAGCAGGCCCTGGCCGGAAGCATCGCCGCTTTCGCCACCCACCTGGTGAACAACCCCGGAACCCTGCCGGAGACCGTGCTCGCCCGCATCGCCCACCGCCACGCCTCCCTCGGCATCACCGAACCGCAGTACCAGGTGGTCTACGAGCACCTCTTCGCCGCCATCGCCGAGGACCTCGCCGAGGTCATCACCCCCGAAATCGCCGAAGCCTGGACCGAGGTCTACTGGCTGATGGCGGACGCGCTGATCAAGCTCGAAAAAGGCCTCTACGCCATGCAGGCCAACGGCACGATGTGGAGCCCGTGGCGGGTCGCCGCCAAAACTGCCGCCGGCACCGGCTCCATGACCTTCACCCTGGAACCGGCCGACGACACCCCCATCACCCCCGCCCTCCCGGGCCAGTACGTCAGCGTCAAGGTCCAGCTCCCGGACGGGCTGCGCCAGGTCCGCCAGTACTCGCTGTCCGGCGGCGCCGGCGCCAACCGCACCTTCACCACCAAGAAGGACGACGGCGGCGAAGTCTCCCCCGTGCTGCACAACAGCGTCCAGGTGGGCGACATCCTGGAGATCTCCAACCCCTACGGCGAAATCACCCTCAAGGAAGGCGACGGCCCCGTCGTCCTGGCCTCCGCCGGCATCGGCTGCACACCGACCGCGTCCATCCTGCGCTCGCTCGCGGACGCCGGCTCGGACCGCCAGGTCCTGGTCCTGCACGCGGAAAGCGACCTGGAGTCCTGGGCGCTGCGCAGCCAGATGACGGACGACGTCGAACGCCTCGACGGCGCCGACCTCCAGCTCTGGCTCGAGCGGCCGGTTGCCGGAACCAGGGAGGGCTTTATGTCGCTGCGCGAAGTGGACCTGCCGGCCAACGCCTCGCTGTACCTGTGCGGTCCGCTGCCGTTCATGAAGAGCATCCGCAACGAGGCCATCAACGCCGGCATCCCGGCCACCAAGATCCACTACGAGGTCTTCGGCCCGGACATCTGGCTGGCCAGCTAG
- a CDS encoding phosphoenolpyruvate carboxykinase (GTP): MGDLARLPLLEKAPTTHAGLLAWVEEVAGLTQPDRIHWVDGSEEENTRLTDELVAAGTLTRLNEKLFPKSFAAFSDPADVARVEEQTFICSENERDAGFTNNWMAPAEMKEKLRGLFSGSMRGRTMYVIPFVMGHLDAEDPKFGVEITDSAYVVASMRIMATIGTNVLDKITATNAFFVPALHSLGAPLAPGQADVAWPCNPDKWIVHFPEERSIWSFGSGYGGNALLGKKCYALRIASVMARDEDWLAEHMLILKLTSPEKKAYYISAAFPSACGKTNLALLDPAIEGWEVETLGDDITWMRIGKEGELRATNPEAGLFGVAPGTGWGTNPNAMRAIAKGHSIFTNVALTDDGGVWWEGMTDETPAHLTDWQGNSWTPDSDKPAAHPNSRFCTPISQVDMLAEEYYNPEGVELSAILFGGRRKTTVPLVTQARSWTNGIFMGSTLSSETTAAAAGQVGVLRRDPMAMLPFIGYDAGDYLKHWISVSGKANPERLPHIFLVNWFRRTADGDFAWPGFGDNARVLKWAIERIEGKADAVETPIGFVPAGHSLDLTGLDLTHAHVEDAVRVDPEEWAAELASIEEWYAKFGDSLPAELRSELEGLKERLAAQ; this comes from the coding sequence ATGGGAGATCTGGCGCGACTGCCGTTGCTTGAAAAAGCACCCACCACACATGCCGGCCTGCTGGCATGGGTTGAAGAGGTAGCTGGGCTGACCCAGCCGGACCGGATCCACTGGGTAGACGGCTCTGAGGAAGAGAACACCCGGCTTACGGACGAGCTGGTCGCCGCGGGCACGCTGACCCGCCTCAACGAGAAGCTGTTCCCCAAGTCTTTCGCTGCATTCTCTGACCCCGCCGATGTGGCCCGCGTCGAGGAGCAGACTTTTATCTGCTCCGAGAACGAACGTGATGCCGGTTTCACCAACAACTGGATGGCTCCGGCGGAGATGAAGGAGAAGCTGCGCGGCCTCTTCAGCGGTTCCATGCGCGGCCGCACCATGTATGTCATCCCGTTCGTCATGGGCCACCTTGACGCCGAGGATCCCAAATTTGGCGTGGAGATCACGGACAGCGCCTACGTTGTCGCCTCCATGCGCATCATGGCCACGATCGGCACCAACGTCCTGGACAAGATCACCGCCACGAACGCATTCTTTGTCCCGGCATTGCACTCCCTGGGCGCACCGCTGGCCCCCGGACAGGCCGACGTCGCGTGGCCCTGCAACCCGGACAAGTGGATCGTGCACTTCCCCGAAGAGCGCTCCATCTGGTCCTTCGGCTCCGGCTACGGCGGCAACGCCCTGTTGGGCAAGAAGTGCTACGCCCTGCGCATCGCCTCGGTAATGGCCCGCGACGAGGACTGGCTGGCTGAGCACATGCTGATCCTCAAGCTCACCTCGCCTGAAAAGAAGGCGTACTACATCTCCGCGGCCTTCCCGTCGGCCTGCGGCAAGACCAACCTCGCCCTGCTGGACCCGGCCATTGAAGGCTGGGAAGTCGAAACCCTCGGTGACGACATCACCTGGATGCGGATCGGCAAGGAGGGCGAACTGCGCGCCACCAACCCGGAAGCCGGCCTCTTCGGCGTCGCGCCGGGCACCGGCTGGGGCACCAACCCCAACGCCATGCGCGCCATCGCCAAGGGCCACAGCATCTTCACCAACGTGGCCCTCACGGACGACGGGGGTGTGTGGTGGGAGGGCATGACCGACGAGACTCCCGCGCACCTGACTGACTGGCAGGGCAACTCCTGGACGCCTGATTCGGACAAGCCCGCAGCCCACCCGAACTCGCGGTTCTGCACGCCGATTTCCCAGGTCGACATGCTGGCCGAGGAGTACTACAACCCGGAAGGCGTGGAGCTCTCCGCGATCCTGTTCGGCGGGCGCCGTAAGACCACGGTTCCCCTGGTCACCCAGGCCCGCAGCTGGACCAACGGCATCTTCATGGGCTCCACACTCTCCTCGGAGACGACGGCTGCCGCCGCCGGCCAGGTCGGCGTGCTGCGCCGTGACCCGATGGCCATGCTGCCGTTCATTGGCTACGACGCCGGCGACTACCTGAAGCACTGGATCAGCGTCTCCGGCAAGGCCAACCCGGAACGCCTGCCCCACATCTTCCTGGTCAACTGGTTCCGCCGCACGGCTGACGGCGACTTCGCCTGGCCCGGCTTCGGCGACAACGCACGCGTCCTCAAGTGGGCCATCGAGCGCATCGAAGGCAAGGCAGACGCTGTCGAGACCCCCATCGGCTTCGTGCCGGCCGGGCACTCGCTGGACCTCACCGGCCTGGACCTGACGCACGCCCACGTGGAAGATGCCGTCCGCGTCGACCCCGAGGAGTGGGCCGCCGAGCTGGCCTCCATCGAAGAGTGGTATGCAAAGTTCGGTGACTCGCTGCCTGCGGAGCTACGCTCCGAGCTCGAAGGCCTGAAGGAACGCCTGGCGGCCCAGTAG
- a CDS encoding RrF2 family transcriptional regulator, whose product MKINAFADVSLRAMMVLAAAPDGGLLTTQSIADAVATPYNHVSKAMGKLRELGMIDVERGRHGGSRLSSAGRTATVGQLLRQLDTRTDPADCVAAGGACPLINECLLRGALARAREAFYRELDDMVVASLPTARQMAPVFQAIGLRPGL is encoded by the coding sequence ATGAAGATCAACGCCTTCGCGGATGTCAGCCTGCGCGCCATGATGGTGCTCGCGGCGGCTCCCGACGGCGGACTCCTCACGACCCAGAGCATCGCCGACGCCGTCGCGACGCCGTACAACCACGTCAGCAAGGCGATGGGGAAGCTGCGCGAGCTGGGCATGATCGACGTCGAGCGCGGCCGGCACGGCGGCTCCCGGCTCAGCAGCGCCGGCCGGACCGCCACCGTGGGCCAGCTCCTGCGCCAGCTGGACACGCGCACGGACCCGGCCGACTGCGTCGCCGCCGGCGGGGCCTGTCCGCTGATCAACGAATGCCTCCTCCGCGGAGCCCTCGCCCGGGCCCGGGAGGCCTTCTACCGCGAACTGGACGACATGGTCGTCGCGTCCCTGCCGACCGCCCGGCAGATGGCCCCGGTGTTCCAGGCGATCGGCCTGCGCCCCGGCCTCTGA
- a CDS encoding dihydrolipoyl dehydrogenase family protein, with the protein MTAQLEREFDVIVIGAGAVGENVADRVVQGGLTAVLIEAELVGGECSYWACMPSKALLRPGTALHGAQAVPGAREAVTRTLDAAAVLKRRDHFTSNWQDDSQATWVQDTGIELIRGHGWITDTRKVEVAGLDGNSYALTARHAVVLATGSSPTAPPIDGLADVDYWTTREATSAREIPGRLAVLGGGVAGTELAQAFARLGASVTLVARGGLLGAFPEEAATLVAAGLRADGVHLRLRTGTRNVRENDEGSVTLELDGGGTVTADKLLVTTGRHPALEGIGLERVGLAAAEGKELRLSTDSTGLVAGGTGNDVDPWLYAAGDAAGRVMLTHQGKYEARATGDAIAARASGELNGEAAPWSRYARTANDHAIPNVVFTDPELANVGRTVQQAERDGFRASSVELPIQVAGSSLHAERYEGWVQLVVDEDRRVLLGATFAGPDVAELLHAATIAIVGEVPLDRLWHAVPSYPTISEVWLRLLEEYGL; encoded by the coding sequence ATGACGGCACAGCTTGAACGGGAATTCGATGTCATTGTGATCGGCGCCGGCGCCGTGGGCGAGAATGTGGCGGACCGGGTGGTGCAGGGCGGGCTGACCGCAGTGCTGATCGAGGCGGAACTGGTGGGCGGCGAGTGCTCCTACTGGGCCTGCATGCCCTCCAAGGCGCTGCTTCGCCCGGGCACCGCACTCCACGGCGCACAGGCAGTGCCCGGCGCCAGGGAAGCCGTCACCCGGACCCTGGACGCCGCCGCGGTACTCAAACGCCGCGACCACTTCACGTCCAACTGGCAGGACGACAGCCAGGCCACGTGGGTCCAGGACACCGGGATAGAGCTGATCCGCGGCCACGGCTGGATCACGGACACCCGGAAGGTTGAGGTCGCGGGCCTGGACGGGAACAGCTACGCGCTCACGGCCCGGCACGCCGTCGTGCTGGCCACGGGCTCCTCGCCAACGGCGCCGCCCATCGACGGACTGGCCGACGTGGACTACTGGACCACGAGGGAAGCGACGTCCGCGCGCGAGATCCCGGGCCGGCTGGCGGTCCTCGGCGGCGGGGTGGCCGGCACCGAACTCGCCCAGGCTTTCGCCCGACTCGGCGCCTCGGTGACCCTGGTGGCGCGCGGCGGCCTGCTGGGCGCCTTCCCGGAAGAGGCAGCCACGCTGGTTGCCGCCGGGCTGCGCGCGGACGGCGTCCATCTCCGTCTCCGCACCGGCACCAGGAACGTTCGCGAGAACGACGAGGGCTCCGTCACCCTCGAACTTGATGGCGGCGGGACGGTGACGGCGGACAAGCTCCTGGTCACCACCGGCCGGCATCCCGCGCTCGAAGGAATCGGTCTGGAGCGTGTGGGCCTCGCCGCCGCGGAAGGGAAGGAACTGCGGCTCAGCACCGACTCCACGGGCCTGGTTGCGGGCGGCACCGGGAACGACGTCGATCCGTGGCTGTACGCCGCGGGCGACGCCGCCGGAAGGGTCATGCTGACCCATCAGGGCAAGTATGAGGCGCGCGCCACGGGCGACGCCATTGCCGCCCGGGCCAGTGGCGAACTCAACGGCGAGGCCGCCCCGTGGAGCCGCTACGCCCGGACGGCCAACGACCATGCCATTCCCAACGTCGTCTTCACCGATCCGGAACTGGCCAATGTGGGCCGGACGGTGCAGCAGGCGGAACGGGACGGATTCAGGGCGTCGTCCGTGGAACTGCCCATCCAGGTCGCCGGATCCTCACTGCACGCCGAGCGGTACGAGGGCTGGGTCCAGCTGGTGGTCGATGAGGACCGCCGGGTACTGCTGGGCGCCACTTTCGCGGGGCCGGACGTGGCCGAGCTGCTCCATGCCGCCACCATCGCCATCGTCGGCGAGGTGCCGCTGGACCGGCTGTGGCACGCCGTGCCCTCCTACCCCACGATCAGCGAGGTCTGGCTGCGCCTGCTCGAGGAATACGGGCTCTGA
- a CDS encoding ABC transporter ATP-binding protein encodes MLRVQQLSVGGRREELLPETSLQVRRGELLLVSGKRQAQRTALALALSGRLKPSGGRFEWDGAEWDGSTRIKTLREASAVVDSPGVNEPEQHLSVSDLVTEDLALIPRRYRGSLRGRPWLKVNRFQDIAGLWTDQLPAARRIELLTALALANPHTDLLVVDSPDRHGDPAEWLPRLEELAYDAGRPLAVVATVLSVPAGWTGPTAAIGNAQ; translated from the coding sequence TTGCTCCGCGTTCAACAGCTCTCCGTGGGCGGCAGACGGGAGGAGTTGCTGCCGGAGACCTCCCTGCAGGTCCGGCGCGGTGAACTCCTGCTGGTTTCCGGCAAACGCCAGGCCCAGCGCACCGCCCTGGCCCTGGCCCTGAGCGGACGGCTCAAGCCCTCCGGCGGCCGCTTCGAATGGGACGGGGCGGAGTGGGACGGAAGTACCCGGATCAAGACCCTGCGGGAGGCGAGCGCCGTGGTGGACTCCCCCGGCGTGAACGAACCTGAGCAGCACTTGAGCGTCAGCGACCTCGTTACCGAGGACCTTGCCCTGATCCCGCGCCGCTACCGGGGATCGCTGCGCGGCAGGCCGTGGCTGAAGGTCAACCGCTTCCAGGACATCGCCGGGCTGTGGACCGACCAGCTTCCGGCCGCCCGGCGGATCGAGCTGCTCACGGCGCTTGCCCTGGCGAACCCGCACACGGACCTGCTCGTCGTGGACTCCCCGGACCGCCACGGCGATCCGGCTGAGTGGCTGCCGCGGCTGGAGGAGCTGGCGTACGACGCCGGGCGACCGCTCGCCGTCGTCGCCACCGTACTGAGCGTGCCGGCGGGCTGGACCGGCCCGACCGCCGCGATCGGCAACGCACAGTGA
- a CDS encoding FadR/GntR family transcriptional regulator: MPQARFSAQARLRALQTDIMDLILARELEAGDPLPTEHELAAVLGVGRNTLRESLKVLQALGVIEIRHGFGMFVAPRNFDALTDGLTFRGRLSLRHHGQEALQLVGVRQALEAGLIAGAMDLMTPEHLMAVEESVIRMEALAGAGENFVEADAQFHRRLFEPLNNELLVSLLDVFWQVYRRLYVELGGAAGIDLLAAAGLHRGIYDAVSTGDKVLAAHRLNSHFDAMRLRISQAVSP, from the coding sequence ATGCCGCAGGCGAGATTCAGTGCGCAGGCCAGGCTGAGGGCGCTTCAGACGGACATCATGGACCTGATCCTGGCGCGGGAGCTGGAAGCAGGGGATCCGCTGCCGACCGAGCATGAGCTCGCCGCCGTGCTGGGCGTCGGCCGGAACACCTTGCGGGAATCCCTGAAGGTACTCCAGGCACTGGGTGTCATTGAAATCCGTCATGGTTTCGGCATGTTCGTGGCCCCGAGAAATTTTGACGCCCTCACCGATGGCCTCACGTTCCGTGGCCGGTTGTCGCTGCGCCATCACGGTCAGGAAGCGCTGCAGCTCGTGGGCGTCAGGCAGGCGCTGGAGGCCGGGCTGATTGCGGGCGCCATGGACCTGATGACCCCGGAGCATCTGATGGCCGTCGAGGAATCCGTGATCCGGATGGAGGCCCTGGCCGGCGCCGGGGAGAACTTCGTCGAAGCGGACGCCCAGTTCCACCGCAGGCTGTTCGAGCCGCTCAACAACGAGCTGCTGGTCAGTCTGCTCGATGTCTTCTGGCAGGTCTACCGCCGGCTCTACGTTGAGCTGGGCGGTGCGGCAGGAATCGACCTCCTTGCAGCAGCCGGCCTGCACCGGGGGATCTACGATGCCGTCTCGACCGGGGACAAGGTTCTCGCTGCCCACCGGCTCAACAGCCACTTCGATGCTATGCGGCTCCGGATCAGCCAGGCCGTCTCGCCGTAG